Proteins from a single region of Dysosmobacter acutus:
- a CDS encoding TIGR00266 family protein, which yields MQYELKGGAFPVVVCRLNSGESMITEKGSMVWMTPNMEMTTTGGGGIGKMFSKALTGESMFQNIYTARGEGMITFGSSFPGQILPLEVTPGKSFILQKSAFLASEAGVQLSMHVNQKLGAGFFGGEGFIMQKLTGNGIAFAEVDGELVEYTLAPGEQMVVDTGYVMGFELSVSMDIQQVKGLKNMVLGGEGLFNTVLTGPGKIWLQTMPISGVAAAIQPFLTFGKK from the coding sequence ATGCAATACGAACTCAAAGGAGGCGCATTCCCCGTTGTAGTGTGCAGACTCAACAGCGGCGAGAGCATGATCACCGAAAAGGGATCCATGGTGTGGATGACGCCGAACATGGAGATGACCACCACCGGTGGCGGCGGCATCGGAAAGATGTTTTCCAAAGCCCTTACCGGCGAGAGCATGTTCCAGAACATTTACACGGCGCGGGGCGAAGGAATGATCACCTTCGGCTCGAGCTTCCCCGGCCAGATCCTTCCGTTGGAGGTCACGCCGGGAAAGAGCTTTATCCTGCAAAAGAGCGCGTTCCTTGCCTCGGAGGCGGGGGTGCAGCTATCGATGCACGTCAACCAAAAGCTGGGCGCGGGCTTTTTCGGCGGCGAAGGCTTCATCATGCAGAAGCTTACCGGCAACGGCATCGCCTTTGCAGAGGTGGACGGCGAACTGGTGGAATACACCCTCGCCCCCGGCGAGCAGATGGTGGTCGATACCGGCTATGTGATGGGCTTTGAATTGAGCGTATCCATGGACATTCAGCAGGTCAAGGGACTCAAAAACATGGTGCTTGGCGGCGAGGGACTGTTCAACACCGTTCTTACCGGCCCCGGCAAGATCTGGCTCCAGACCATGCCCATCTCCGGTGTGGCCGCGGCGATCCAGCCGTTTTTGACCTTTGGCAAGAAGTAA
- a CDS encoding TM2 domain-containing protein yields the protein MANLTGNLKDSMTATFPREFDIPNAMTIQEIYDKLNARAAAFQMPFSVKGGIPGERVVFEKEPNLDVIIWLHVKNGTHIKITPVTQDSSATINGINVGKNSVMRKGVKGVASRPLLQGQYIDGVTDTIKKILADETVPDYVAPAVAPGADKPLNWLTLLLLCIFVGGAGIHRFYAGKIGTGILYLFTGGLFGIGWLIDLVKIATGKFTDKNGNVVQKA from the coding sequence ATGGCGAACCTGACCGGAAATTTGAAGGACTCTATGACCGCAACCTTCCCCCGCGAATTTGATATCCCCAACGCAATGACGATCCAGGAGATCTATGACAAGCTGAACGCCCGCGCTGCGGCGTTCCAGATGCCGTTTTCCGTCAAGGGCGGTATTCCCGGCGAGCGCGTCGTCTTTGAGAAGGAACCAAACCTTGATGTTATCATCTGGCTCCATGTCAAGAACGGCACGCACATCAAGATCACGCCGGTCACGCAGGACAGCAGCGCCACGATCAACGGCATCAACGTCGGCAAAAACAGCGTGATGCGCAAGGGCGTCAAGGGCGTTGCCAGCAGACCGCTGCTGCAGGGCCAGTATATCGACGGTGTGACCGACACCATCAAGAAGATCCTTGCCGACGAGACGGTTCCCGATTATGTGGCGCCTGCGGTGGCTCCCGGTGCGGATAAGCCCCTGAACTGGCTGACCCTCCTGCTGCTGTGCATCTTTGTTGGCGGCGCGGGCATCCACCGCTTCTATGCGGGCAAGATCGGCACGGGCATTCTCTACCTCTTCACCGGCGGCCTGTTCGGGATCGGCTGGCTCATTGACCTTGTCAAGATCGCCACCGGGAAATTCACGGATAAAAACGGCAACGTCGTTCAAAAGGCATAA
- a CDS encoding TPM domain-containing protein has translation MNKKFTALLMALLLALTLCVPAMAVSEYGVIYDETDSLGSVELDYMGEHALPELSEKLQMDLRIDVFTDEDVSADTDVMDIAEYVYENSGYGWGENRDGVSLTLLMRAQPDGTYALAEDDWSIYTFLSQTRGSAQDLADTVYDAVAPYMAERAWNGEDVTMSGTALIQATDAMMNAVTEYINANCPPSETEPDPEPAATPTTAVPNVPRTLKSESMSYVFDHSHMLTDTQRAELEAQAKEISLRHHCGVYVAFVDDYTVYSDGGGVYKTTYQLYHGDQLGVGDDRDGIIILLSMAERDYAMFVYGTYAETAFNSYGQEKLEKAFLGNFKEDDWYGGVSNYLSTCDEYLTRADAGKPVRESPALLIAIAVVASCLLSGAICLFLKRSMKTVHQKVEANEYVAPGGLQLSKQYDRYTHTTEVRSKISSSDDSSSSGTSSCSGGGGSGRSGKF, from the coding sequence ATGAACAAGAAATTCACAGCTTTGCTGATGGCGCTCCTGTTGGCGCTGACACTGTGTGTTCCTGCCATGGCGGTGTCGGAATACGGTGTGATTTATGACGAGACCGATTCCCTTGGCTCCGTGGAGCTGGATTACATGGGCGAGCATGCCCTGCCGGAGCTTTCGGAAAAATTGCAGATGGACCTGCGGATTGACGTATTTACCGATGAGGACGTATCCGCAGATACCGACGTCATGGACATTGCGGAATACGTCTATGAAAACAGCGGCTATGGTTGGGGCGAGAACCGGGACGGCGTTTCCCTGACGCTGCTGATGCGGGCGCAGCCGGACGGAACCTATGCACTGGCAGAAGACGATTGGAGCATTTATACCTTTTTGAGCCAGACCCGGGGCAGCGCGCAGGATTTGGCGGATACCGTATATGATGCGGTGGCACCTTACATGGCGGAGCGGGCATGGAACGGGGAAGACGTGACCATGAGCGGAACGGCACTGATTCAAGCCACCGATGCCATGATGAATGCCGTGACGGAGTATATCAACGCGAATTGCCCGCCCAGCGAGACGGAACCGGACCCGGAGCCGGCGGCAACGCCCACCACGGCGGTGCCAAATGTGCCCCGGACCTTGAAAAGCGAGAGCATGAGCTATGTGTTCGACCACAGCCACATGCTCACCGATACCCAGCGGGCGGAGCTGGAGGCACAGGCAAAGGAAATTTCCCTGCGCCATCATTGCGGCGTCTACGTTGCGTTTGTAGATGATTACACCGTGTACAGCGACGGCGGCGGTGTTTACAAAACCACGTATCAGCTCTACCACGGAGATCAACTGGGTGTGGGCGATGACCGGGACGGCATTATCATTCTGCTGAGCATGGCGGAGCGGGATTACGCCATGTTTGTTTACGGTACGTATGCGGAAACCGCCTTTAACAGCTACGGTCAGGAAAAATTGGAAAAGGCATTCCTGGGCAACTTCAAGGAAGATGACTGGTATGGCGGCGTTTCCAATTATCTGAGCACTTGCGACGAGTACTTGACCCGGGCTGACGCAGGAAAACCCGTGCGGGAAAGTCCGGCACTGCTGATTGCGATTGCCGTTGTAGCCTCCTGCCTCTTGTCCGGCGCGATTTGTCTGTTCTTAAAGCGCAGCATGAAAACCGTACATCAGAAAGTCGAGGCAAACGAGTATGTTGCACCGGGCGGCTTGCAGCTGAGCAAGCAGTATGACCGCTATACCCACACCACCGAGGTTCGCAGCAAGATTTCCAGCAGCGATGACAGCAGCAGCTCTGGTACCAGCAGCTGCAGCGGAGGCGGCGGCAGTGGCCGCAGCGGAAAGTTTTAA
- a CDS encoding helix-turn-helix transcriptional regulator, with protein MQEVKANLGRVVRTARKRKGITQDHLAEEVGIQTRTVLEIENGRGNPRFENLFAMVRVLDIAPNDIFNFDQSLSEDSELFLQELSAFSKVEQQIAVAAARAVLRQFHHDENSAVSDDDHMMHPEESRSG; from the coding sequence ATGCAGGAAGTGAAGGCTAACCTGGGCAGGGTTGTTCGTACAGCACGCAAGCGAAAAGGAATCACACAAGATCATCTTGCTGAAGAGGTAGGGATTCAAACGCGGACAGTTCTGGAAATCGAAAATGGCAGAGGCAATCCTCGATTTGAAAATCTTTTTGCAATGGTTCGTGTTTTGGATATTGCCCCCAACGATATCTTTAATTTTGACCAGAGTTTATCCGAAGATTCTGAGTTGTTTCTTCAGGAACTGTCTGCTTTCAGCAAAGTTGAACAACAAATTGCTGTGGCTGCAGCCAGAGCAGTACTTCGACAGTTCCACCACGATGAAAATTCTGCAGTTTCCGATGATGACCACATGATGCATCCGGAAGAGAGCAGAAGTGGTTAG
- a CDS encoding sigma factor-like helix-turn-helix DNA-binding protein, protein MSTEMSKYVLMLLESYNERARKIAVLRYNLEHPAKVSRSEQIEAMNFGHGDGLDHSAGHISNKTLYIALNYEEQAERMNAESAHEIAKELFALECEQRRLTYFIGLLDKRQAEVIRLVFVDGIPTKEVAASFGLTYRTIDRIKRTAIENLAEMYAYSDQFRV, encoded by the coding sequence ATGAGTACGGAAATGAGTAAATACGTTTTGATGCTGTTGGAGAGTTATAACGAGAGAGCGCGCAAAATCGCGGTACTTCGGTATAATCTGGAGCACCCGGCCAAAGTAAGCAGGTCAGAACAGATCGAAGCCATGAACTTCGGACATGGCGATGGTCTTGACCATAGTGCGGGACATATTTCCAATAAGACCCTCTACATTGCACTCAATTACGAAGAACAGGCGGAACGCATGAATGCAGAGTCAGCACACGAAATTGCAAAGGAACTGTTTGCCTTGGAATGTGAGCAGAGACGCCTGACATATTTTATTGGCCTATTGGATAAGCGGCAGGCTGAGGTGATTCGTCTGGTGTTTGTGGACGGAATTCCCACGAAGGAAGTTGCTGCCAGCTTTGGCTTGACCTACCGCACCATCGACCGGATCAAGCGTACTGCCATCGAAAATCTTGCGGAGATGTATGCCTATTCCGATCAGTTTCGCGTCTGA